The nucleotide sequence TCAGCGATCACAGTGAATGTGGCTGAAATACAAGACTGACAAATAACATCTTATTggattttaaagagaaaatggcGCTAAAGTAGTTCAAATGAGCGcagtgtgaaacaggaagtgtgtgaacATGCATGAAGTCATTTTACCAGTTTGTGAAGCGCTGATGCACAAAATGAGAGGATTGTGGGTGTTTTCAGGAGGAGGCCagccagctgtggagcttcGAGCTTCAATCCTGCCGAGGATTAATTTGATCGAAAACAGAAGGTGGTAAAAGCAAGAAGTTGGACTGAGTGTTCTCTGCAACAGCTGAGGAGTGCTGAGTTAGTAATCGAAATATTAATTCCTAATCTATCTTTCTATTTGCGCCAAGGAGTTGTCTTGAATTTCGTCGTACatgtatgatgacaataaaaagTATCGCATTCCATTCCAAAAGCAGAAACCTGTTTCTTTGTGGTGGATTTGACACTCGGGGCCTCGCAGGTGCGGTTTGACtcgacagacaggaagagctCGTGGAAATCTGGTTTCTGCACTCGACTCGACTTCCCGTGCGACTGCTGCATGAAAATCTGTCTTCCCACCTGTCTTCAGCAGTTTGCATTTTCTGCCTGAGCAGGTTTCAGGTCCCTctctcatttatttcatttatcatCTGAATTCTAATTCCAAAGGTTTGAATGTGACTGATAAATGAATCAGTCAATAATTGCAACTGATCATCACgtgttttaattatttgaagGACTTATTAGAAAGAAACGGGGAAAGTTTTAATTGACTGTTTCCAGAGAGAAAAGAGTTTGAACCATTAGGAGGAAGTAAGAAATACTGCTACATGTGGTGGCATGAGTATTTATAAAGTAAATTCACAGTTTGATCTGCATGCCTATATCCAATATGCTCTTTCTTTTACCTGCTTCATATTTACAAATGTCcttgatgtcatttaaaaaataactttaGATGCTTTAGAAAGACAAATTGATCTGAATGCCTTCTATTTACAATGTGGTTAAACAGTCACCAGTATTTGATAAGAGCTCTTTGAACACTGCTCAGCCCAAATACTCTGAATTGAATAAAGTATTATGGATGAATGGACCTGTGTAAAAGTACAATGAATAAATGacgtttttctttaaaaaggcCACTTTGCGTCTTGTGAATGCTTCTTGTGTCAGACTTCCCTCTCGAGCGCAGTGTTAAAGAGCAGGgccgctgcaggaggaggacgagtgCAGGAATGAAAGATTTGGTGGTTTTGGTGTAAATGGAGCAGAGCCGTCTATCAGAGCGAGACCGGCTGCAGGAGCTGTTCACAAGGACAGACCTCTGCGAGTGCGTgtgttcttcatttttcttcatacTCTGTAAAGCCTGCAGCTGGACAGACGGATGCACAACACAGTCAAGGCCAACAGGCTTCAAGAAGCGGCAACAGCCAGGGCTCCTTTTCCCTTGAAGCACAGGGTAAAGCACTAAAAGAGAGTTTACAATTCTGAAATTTTAAGATAATGGAATTTCTGGAATGGCTATTGTCGCACGTGCATTTCCCTTTTATTCACAAACTAGGTGACACACTTTTACATACATTGCAGTTGCTTTTCTAAGGACTGATTTTAACCTTCTCACTcgatggtgaaaaaaaaatccacaagatgaataaaacatgttctGACATGTTGGAGGTTTTCAGACCTGACCTTACCACTTTCTTCTCATCGTGCCACAAGAATATGGTtagaaaaacatggaaaatgcaGCTTGGGGTTACAGGGTTGAAGAAATCTGTTCTTTCAACCTACTTTACCTATTGGTTTTATTCAGTCCTTGTAAGGTTTGTATTTATACATTATGCGACTACAAAACATGCAGCCATTTATTCTATACATCTAACACAAACAGTTACAACTTTTAGACTCACCTTTGATCTCAGAAACCCAttcaagagattttttttttctttttacccactctttatatattttattcaacatttaaCTCAGCAGATTCAAGGTCGCCATTGGGTAAGTTTACATGCTGTTGGTTTTCAAAAGTCCATTCAGTATGATCTACATCCGTTACAGCCGCGATAACAAAAATACAGTATGAATGCACAAACAGCTCAGCACTTTATAGTCCACCGCAAGAAAATCGAGTGTACAGACAAAAATAGAGAATTATCATAATGCTTCCATTTCAAACAGACCACTGTAAACTGTTCATTTATATTGAGACACTTAGGTGTTTGTAGATTGTGGTATATTTCAATGTTGGAGTTATTGACAGCCACGTAACTGACAGAGAAcacgaagacacacacacacacacacacacacacacagtggtcaGGTGGTCTTCTCAGTGGGAGGGAGTCACTGGAAATGACAGCTGGCCACCGACACACACCTCAGGTCCCTTTTCAGGGCTGATGTGCAAGAAaaggcacacacaaacacacacacacgcaacatcTGTCAGTCTCTACATTTCCACTTATGCCACACAAACGCACTTTCATAACGACGacagagggaaacacacacacatgcacgcacgcacacacacgtacagagaCACCGAGCACAGACTCCGTACAGGACCAGAACGAGGCACGACGGGACTTGGCAGAGCGACATGGAATGTTTGGGTCATCGATCGCTGATCGGAAAGATCTTGAGCTTTTCAGTCATCAGAGTCCTCCTGAgacaagagagaaaagagacggatattttaataaaactcaCTGAACCATAGGATTAAATGCATGAACTTTCACCGATGTTCAAGAGAGAGTTCATTCTAAATTCCCTCTCCGCCGTGTGTGAAGGAGCTGTTAGTTGATATCATTGcatttctttacttttactGGTGTTTTGATGTAATTTGTGTTCACTTCTGGCTCTAAACTGTGGAGGTGGTAGTCCATGATGCCTATACTTCTCCATCAACTGTTTCTCTTGAAGTACGAAAAGGTATTATTGAAATATGGACTGATGGATGTGTATTTGGTGCGTTTACCTCTGTAACATCAGCAGGGTCGGTGTCGACCGGTGATTCCGCCATAGTCTGTTCTGGTGAGGTGTCATCaccctggggaaaaaaaagaggaaagtcTTTTTTAAACTTACATCGATTACGGATAATATATATGTTTGGTCCTTTATCttgaagtttgttttaattggcATAGCATCTGCCTGAGACTTTGACCCCACAGGGTCAAGTGTTAAATAAGCTGGAGTGAAACTGATAGGGGTACAATTGATGAATCCCGTGAGGAAAATTCGAGTTTGAATTCAACAACAGCCCAGCGGTCTTACACCACATCTCATAACGGTCATTGCGATCGGCGGTCATTTCAAGTGAGCGGGCTGCTTGAAAGGGGCTGAGGCACAAAGCGCTAATGAAGAATGGAGGGCGCCGTCTCGCTGAAAGGACGCCTTGATTACGCTGTGCCATTGAACCGACCTTCCTTAATGGACAGCGGTCACAGTGCATTGAcatgcgcgtgcgtgcgtgcgtgtctcCGTGCATAACCTTAAACCTGTTTTTTGCACCTTCCTCTCCCGCTGTTGCATTTAACACCACCCATCAAGGCTCCATCTGTTCGGCATGCTGCGCcagagagatgtgtgtgtgttgatttagacacacacacacacacacacacactgtgccaAAACTCTGCCAGTGTCTATTTAATGTGATCAGATTACGTCATGATCGAACAtcaatattcaggtttttaaggTGGAAATAAGCTTAAATTTCCAAGCAGAGCATCGGCTAACCAAGTTCAATCACAGTGACCTctcactttcacagcaacaaTAAAGCAGAAATTGCTTTTGAGGATATGAAATAAAGCCGCGTGGGACGTACAATATATAGATCTGAGCAATAAGGCATTTCTTCTGTCACGCATCCTCTTCTTTCGGCTGATTCGCCCTCGACTCAGCCTGCTCCCCTGCCTCATTGTCACTTCCTTCTCCCTCTACCTTTTCTGCCTCCTTGTTATGAGATGAGTCACCGGCAGCTGATGATGAATCGCTGAAACAATTAGATGGGGGGGAATTATCAAGACTCAGCATCCCACCATCCTCTGaggatccgtgtgtgtgtgtgtgtcagaaacaGGTGTGGAGCGCTGATTCAACTCTGCatcaatttttaaatgaaaatcaatATTAATGATGTTTAAACGGCTCGATCCCACCTGGGAAAGATGGTTAAACGAGATCAAAATGTTTCTCTCTGCATGTCGTTCCCtccttgggggaaaaaaaccaggatgtttgtgtttgaatttGAGCGTTTATTCTACCGTGTCGACCCACCGGCTCTCCGTCAGATAAACAACACACATCAATGGACTGACTCCCCTGCCTGCCagattcaaggaaaaaaaatggaatcctgacaagccaaaaaaaaaaaaaaaaaaagactaccACGGTCACCTTTTTAGCTGatctgataaaacaaaaaactacttGTTAATGTTCCCTAATTGCtcaaaaaagcaggaaaatagCCAGATTCCCttggttttctgttgtttcataGGATATCTAATTGAGGCCAATTAAAGCAGCATTGAACAAATGAGTGAACACACGTGAGCTTTGTCAGCAGACGATCCCGAATCCCCCCGGAGGTTCACCGCCAACTAATGAATGGGAGACTGAACGTTTGTTTTGATGCACAGAGCAGTTATGTTGCCTTCAGAAATCTTTTACTGGTTCATTACTTCCCTTCTATTTGCAGTGTTACAACAAAGTATGGTATTATAGGTAAATGTGATGCTTTCACAGGCGTACTTCAAATTAAAGTACTGTTTCCATACAATATCTCAAACCATCTTCACTcttaaaacataaaattaaaaaaaactcctccaCTGTTTAAGCAGAGGTTTACATTTATTAGTACTTTAAGATTTTAGGTCCCCAATATGAACTACAAGTGATAAGCCGACTTTTAACACAGATGCATCACAATACATAGAAATGTACAAAGCTGAGCGTTGCACCAACAGGTTGCCTCAAATCTTGAAAGCATAAGAGCAGCATTCCCTGTGGGGGTGCTGTATCTACTGATCTGAAGTTTCAGATGATTTGCTGCTCCGCTACACAAAATCTAAATCAACAAACCAAGATTTACAAAAGGCAGCAAACACTGAAAttaaagagggggaaaaaaaaatgtaattattaacTCAAAGCTCGTACAGATTTGAGTAGTCTTAAAAGTTAATTTTCCCTGCTGGTGAACTGTTTGACTGCATATTTCGATACACAAGTCCAACAGTAAATCTTCTGTATAGACTTCCAGCGTCTTCAGTAGATAAAGAAAGGAATCATCAATCGAGCTGTTTTTCTTCTAGTATATAGATCAAGAGAAAAGCTCATTGAGGAAATAAGATGGAGAATGAGAACATGGTCCAGCATTTTAAATCCTTGCGAATttggctgcttttgtttttagtCCAGTCTTTTTTTGTCACCTTGGTCTTCATGTTCTGCCGGTCTGTTAAAGTGAAATCTCTGACGCTCTCAGGAGATGATCCCCTTGCTGGACGATGTAAGACCGCAGTTTTCTGAGTCATATATGAGATTTAATAATGATGAAGCATCTCTTATCGGAGAGTAATAGTGTCTGGCCGCCTTCACCCGGTGACCTACGAGTTCACAAATGTACAGTGTCATTTCACCGGGGACACTCGGCCGCCCTAATTTCTGTAAAACCCACCTTCGAAATGAGAGCACAGTGAAGACACCGAGTCCGAGTGTAATGTGAAAGAGCTCCCCGGAAAAGTGAAGAGAAACATTTCTCACATCCGACGTGCACCTTGGCAGCAAATGGCTCGCCACGGTAAAGcgccttcacctcctccctcacTCACTCCCTCTTTGACAAACGAAGGCCGGACTGACTGATGAACACGGGACGGCAAACAATATGTAACGGCTTCCGCGTCGGGGAAGGAGGAAGCGGCGGATACAAGAACTGAAGACAAATGACTCAAGGTCAGGAGGCCATTTTGACACAGTGGCTGCAGTGAAATGGATGGATCTGCTGCAAACGACTGTTTCTGAAGCCGCGTTAGAAAAGCACACATACAGTCGACTGATAACTGTGAAATTAGGATTGAAATGAGAGTTATGGGACAGTTTCAAGAAGAACTAGCAAtgcaaatataaacattttcatctcgACTCAAACTGAAACCTTGCAGCactccatcaaaaaaaaaaaaagatattggGGCCATATTCAAATtcttttgaaataaatgaagttCAGGCATTCAAGTAGCTGCATCCTATTGACTCAGCAGGACTGAAGTCACTTCACATATGGAGGGAGTGAGAAACACTGTAGTCATCTGTTCTGATTGTGAATGAGGTTTTCTTTCAGTAACTCAACACGACTTGGAATTCTCCATCTCGGATAGGTTGCATTATGAGTGATCAAGAATAACAACTGCTCAGTCATGAATACAAAGAACATCACCAAAGACAGGGCAACACTTTGCGCAAGCTCTGTGCACCCAAAGTCATGTAGACACTCGTTTAATATCCAACTCCATAACAATTAAAAGTAGAATATTTTCCTTACTGGCTTGGGTGGATCCTTCTTGACCAATCCGGTGGCAGCGACAATGCTTCCGGCACCCTCCACGGTTTTCTGGGCCACGGCCGACACGCTGTTCACCACAGCTCCGCTCACCTGAGTCACTCCAGTCACGGTTTTACCTGCAACTGCAGAGAcagtgggaggagaggaggaggaggacatttGAGAGGGCGTATCAATTCCTGCGAGTATTCTTATAAAGGAAGAGATGTAAACATGACACACATCCCACAATACTGCATTTCAAAGCCTTTATGTGACAAGATGAGTCATATGGACACTATGACTTGTCAGATTGCAATATTATTACTAGCCGTCATCAACCCAGAATGACGCCAATTTTTTATCCACCCATATCTTAGGTGATAGAAACCAAACAAATTAATAACACCTTATCAAAATCATGAACAGCTCTTTATAAAAATTGTCAAATTTAAGCTCAAGTGTAATCAAATGACACCTAGTTTGACAGACAAAAGCAATAAAGTGGCATATTGTATGATAAGACAGGAGTGTTAAAGTAATTTTTGTTCAGGAGTCAACCTCAGTTGGGCGAAATCATTTCAACATTTGCAATAGTCACCTTCAAAAAGTCACCCTGGCAGAATGGCCTTCATGCTAATGCTTTTATAGCTGCCATCTGATGTTTAGTTAATGTTCTTTTTAGTTTCTTGACACTATACAATGTGATCCTGCAGGCCAGGCTGCAGCGGTGAGGCTATAGGCCACAAGGTGCAACAATCACATAGGAAGCAATCCTCACAAGTCAATACTGAACTAACACTAACCAGCTTTTTAGAATTGAAAAGCCAATTTGACCTAAAAGCCCAATTTTGTTGCATCTGTTGCATCACGtgttcacacactgtgtgtatTTCCTTCTTAATTTACCAATATGACAGAATACTGCAAAAATGTGAGTCTATGATGATCTACGACCGTCATGAGGCATCATATTGTTGTGAATATTTGTTAATAAGATCAAGTGTGAAAAAAGATCAGTTTTCTTTGCCATCATACATTTCTTTTAATGACCTCATCTTTCAAAAACATCTTCGCTTTAGTGGCAGCCAGTGGAAGatacaatccatccatctatcctccTGGGTGTCTATAACAGCCCCCCATTGTTATGTGTGAGAAATGGAAAGGCATGGTCCATGGGGAGATTGTCAGGTTGTTTTGAGCTCTAGGTGGAAATGTGAATCCTGCACACCTGCAGAGATACACTACATCTTTTAATGAGTATGTCCACATTTTAATAAGATTttactcagttttttttcagcatgCCAAGAATCAATTGTGTAAATATCTCCATATGATTTATATGTGGAAAGGACAGAAAAACTGGATTATAACTGGTGCTGATAAATTCTGTTTACCTGTTGAGACTCCATCCTTTGTTTTGGCACCTGAAACAAAGGACAGGTGTAGGTAGCTCagttagaaaaacaaaccacagagaTGGTCAAGTCAATCCctttattatttcattaaacACAGACCAGAGGCGTTTCACGGCATGATCCTGATTAGGAATAATTCCCGGAACCCACCGACATAAATCACCCCGTCTTTGGTCAATTCGGCGGCTCCAGTCACTCCCTGCTTGGTTTTCTCCGCCGCTAACACGACTCCTTCCTTGGCTTTATTGAAACCCTTTTTTAAAGACTCCATGGCTGCTgaacagctgtgaggagggagaAACAGGCGCATTTCAATTCCAGCCGCTCGGTGTGACATTACGCTGGTGAAACCACGCCACCGCCCTTCGTGggtttattacattttttatttttattttttcctttagtGAACCTATATCATCGGCTGAGAGCTTAAAATCCCACCTGTAGACATTAGTAACAATACAGATGACAAACCGTGAATTATTTACTACTAGATTCAATTAAATAAAAGCGGAAGAGTCTTCTCAATTGTAAagtgaatggaaaaaaaaatctacttgataatttaaaaaatatttgtattttatagacaaataattaaaaaaaaattaaaaatctgttttacgCACCTGTTTGCTGCAACTTCCTTCCAGGCGACAATGTGCTGAGTCTTCCGGGATGACAGCGGAGTGAAATTCCCTTTTCTGAAAGCAGCCAAACCTGTTTATTGTCTCCAAACTTCGGCTACAACAAAAACGAGGCGTGCGGTTGTTTTTTCAGCGCGGCGCGAGAGACGCACGGTGGCTCCACAGGTTCCACTATGCGCGCGCGACGGAGGAAGAGCGAGTAAAAAGCTGACaatggtgatgaagatgatgatgatgatgatgatgatgggagaggagagatgCTCCGCTGCCTGTCTCCAACACACCGAGACGCGCACGCGGGATTACGTCGCTCTTTTCGTACGTGGGTTGCCCACAGCGTGTAGGTGCAGCAAGGCTCCCTCTAACCAGTAGGCTGTGGACGCATCCGCCGCCAAACTACCAATTAGTGGCAGGATAATGATGGGAGATGAGGCTGCTGTTCCCACGTGTGGGGATGATCGCGTTACCTACAGCTGGGATGTTActcaagacaaagaaaaaaagttcactGATTTTAGTTTAACCACTCCACGCAATGACACTTTAAACACACAAATCTGTGACTGATTATAGTTCACAAATGAACCGATGAGTCGTCTAAAACACTGCAATGTGTTATTTGAAAGTTTCTTTAGAAGAAATGTGCTTATTCTATCCATTCAGCCGTTAACGAAATCACCCAATAAGTGTTTTAATAGCTTTGTTTTAACCTTTGGGAAataccaggaaaaaaaacaacaactgttgATCAATCTGATTATGTATTGGCCAAATTTCATACTCACAAATGCAAATTCACATGCAAGAACTCTTGTTTTATTCCAGTTATGAAGGAGTTTCAACAAAccatttttttctattaacaCTCAGTGAGTATTCCCTTTATTTAAATTGAAATGTTTGttacataaacacattttatgttCATATATTCATATTTCTTAGATTGTAAATATGCTTACCATCGTGTATTATGCTGAATTTAATACTTTGGAATTCCATATTTTATTATGAAACACTGTTTAACTTCTCATGAaagtttatttgaaaaaaaaaaaaagtcattcttCTGCAGTCCATGAACCTTAAACAATACAGCTGAATATTGAAatgccaaaaaacaaacaaacaaacaaacaaacaaaccactaAATCTGCCGATTGGGTTCAGGATTTGGGGAATAGTTGTTGGTCAGCTTGCTCCAgggggtggaggctgtggtgcGAGACGCGGCAGATTCAAACTTTGTTTTCGTCTTTTTTCCCTGATTATTTCTGGCGGTTGGCTTAAACTGATTTGTGACTGAACTGGAATGGCGTCTCAGGTaggggatgaggaggatgaggaaatAGATTGGTCGCCAGTAAGTGGGAATgtggggaggaggagtgggaaaAGGGACAGTAATCAGACCAGTAAGAGGAAACTGGAAGAGAGCagtgcagaggaagaggagagagtaGTTCGGAGAAGGATAGAGCAAGGCGAATTTAGGGTTCTGTTAAAGTTTCCGGAGGGAGAGCGTGTTGATATTAGCCCGATTGCTTTGTCGAGCGcgttaaaaaagaaacttaatgATGTGGAGATGGCTAAAACCTTAAGAGACGGAAGCTTGTTGATTGTCTGTAAATCCGTGGAGCAAAAGAACAAAGCGTTACGCATTGAGAGCATTTGTGGCAGGACAGTGGTGGAGCGAAAATTGATGGGTACGGATCGAGTGACACGAGGAGTGATTACTGGCGTTCCTGTT is from Salarias fasciatus chromosome 7 unlocalized genomic scaffold, fSalaFa1.1 super_scaffold_4, whole genome shotgun sequence and encodes:
- the LOC115383028 gene encoding alpha-synuclein-like; the encoded protein is MESLKKGFNKAKEGVVLAAEKTKQGVTGAAELTKDGVIYVGAKTKDGVSTVAGKTVTGVTQVSGAVVNSVSAVAQKTVEGAGSIVAATGLVKKDPPKPGDDTSPEQTMAESPVDTDPADVTEEDSDD